One Parasteatoda tepidariorum isolate YZ-2023 chromosome 1, CAS_Ptep_4.0, whole genome shotgun sequence genomic window, GTCCTGACTGAACTATGggtaccatatttcccaaacTGCAGCTGTCTCCATATTTTGACGGTCAAAAATATGATTTCGTGGAAAAAAaacggtatgtttattcagagaaagtacgcttttgtgtctaattttgtaacttaaaacatcgtcggcactaattaattagaaaatttgagGCTACCCCTTAAAACCATTGTGATTGAGTCCGAGAACacgaagatctgatcattagatcaaaagttattcagggtggtccgtttttattttgtgcactgtatattttaagtttacgaaattttatcacctccaaaagtatttaagtttataattaagaaaaaactaatgaCACTAACAATATTTTGACATGCAATCACTTGAAAATAGacacttaaaaaatgaataaatgaaaaaagttttaagaaaaatgtttttaaaatcggattattattttttgacctTAAATGttcctaaaaattaatatgttattaaagttaaaaaaatgcacatattatcattattatattctaGATCCGTATGgtctcatttattttacttatcagTGAACAACACAACTCATTCAATGCATGTAAATTTACAAAGATGgtttcagaaacaaaatattgctgcagtaatttttcgatttattatAGGAATGAAAAACTTGGAAgtcatcaattttcaaaaaagaaatgtgCGATTGGAAGATGTTATccgatttaagttttttttaatgtcattatcGTAGAATACAATGCTATTGAATTCGAAATATTACTCGGGTTATTGtagtttaaatacaaaaaaaaacagacccTCTATCTTAAAACtagtcaaatttttgaaaacgtgATATGGGagtgatttttcattttaaaatgaaaacttttaaaatatgtcaattttcATGCATATAAAGTCAGTTaaccctctttttttaaaaaaaaaaaattctgaattttaattaaatggttaTAATTAAGGCAATTTTATGgttaatggaattttaattaaatatttttacattcctgcttatttacaaaatgaaatgacATAAAGACTTTATTGAGCTCCACTTTTTCCCCCCTCCTTCTATGATGAATATGATTTTAGAAACACTAAGGAAATGCGGATCTCAAAAgaagatgaattatttttacttgctGCACGATTTAATAGTTTCTAACATAACTACTTAAATAACGTACCATGTTTTGTTATCTTCATTCCATATATAAGTGGATCTTCTCCCCGTATACAACTCAGTCCTGCTTCTTTAATGTATGCTTCTTTACCACTTTGCAAGACTTTACCAGactgtagaaaaaattataaataagtgatTTATGTCACAAAAGAAATATGTACATTAAATATACAATCAGAGACTAATTTATGGAAGGGTATTTAAAACACAGGCTCAGGGTTCTTAATTTGTATGGACAGTTCAATATATGCAtatagttgaacattagtagtcttaaacccaaaattgggtcggctgttcaacgacggttataaaataaaaataaaatatatgcatataatactgctgaaacaaaagtaatttttaatatgaagaaaacaTGAGACTTTAGGCGATAtggagttttaatttaaacatgagCATGGACACGATTGATAATCTTAAGCAACTAAAAACGGGAAAAGACACAATTTTACACGTGCCAAACTTTCATAGCAGGTATAATTAAAGAACAAATGAAAAGTTAACTCTCATAATTTCACATGACATGGTACGATAAGGAATGGTAACTTTTGACTTATCCTATTCGGACTGAATAGGTCTTTAGTCCAGTTCAGTCAAACCATCGATCGTGAGCCACAAGTAACTTGCTTTATCGCTTCGGTTGGCTAACCTCCATCCCTACCACTAAGCTGATAAACTAAGTgtaagatctttttttaaagcagagcAAGTAGCCTACAGTAGGTTTAAAAATGGTGCGGTAGCTTTATAAGTTTGGTGACCACTACTGTAGTCAATATTTGTTGTCGTTTAATGAAAAGTTAGAAAGTTTAGTTTGTAGCTAAAATTTGGGATTCAATTCACCTAATTTTATGGAATGTGttagatttcaaatattttaaaataacatctgcacatttagaaattataaaaatttattcctatatatatatatatatatatatatatatgNtatatatatatatatatatatatatatatatatatatatatatatatatatatatatatatatatatagatatatatatatatatatatatatatatatatatatatataatgtcaCTCCAGGTCTTAAGGTGTAGTCCAACCCCCGTTACTACTCAGGAACATGGATTTtgaaaaacttgcaaaaaacaGTATAGGAAGTTCTGCAGACAAGTTTTGTTGTccataaatataattgaataatttaagacttgaaataaaatcttttttgtggAATGATTGGCAGATCAGAAAACTCTAACCGAAATTTTACGCAAAGCTAAACGATGGCTTTTGTGACTAGACTTGTTTTCCGAATAGATTGTGACAAAGAAATACAAGCACACGGCGATATATCACTGCCGCTACGATTACCGGAGCTTTCtctaaaatttcaacatttcatAATATCTTTCTTGctagtagttaaaaaaaaaactatcattatttacaaattgtctgaatttcaataacttataaattttaagaatcgtCTTCATTTTGCTCGTCATTTTACTTATAACTATAATTTCGGAGTACAGTTATGAGTAGTAAGTAGGGTGttggtttttatattatatccaATCCTGtgagcattaatatttttatctataaaagtCAATATCAATATTCCAGTGTCagtcttaatttagaaataccatcataatttcgaatttaattacagtaataatttgtttagaaaaccaagttttaaattaatacagtcTTATGAAGTAAATCTGATCATCATAAAGAACTTACAAAACATTGAAATCCTTCCATCTCTCGTCTTTGAGTATAGGTGAATGTTACTCCATTAGTGTCTCGCCAACTTCCCAAACAACGATATTCTCGTtctgaaagggttaaaaaaatataattaaactttaaaaaagaaggaatggtcgtgaaaataacattttagtataaactttaaaaatgaccttgcataacttataataaaagtGTTCTAGACATTATTCACATGGATGTCTGTAATATATTTATGTCTCACAAATTTGCTAGAATCATCAAGTAAAACGTAGGCAGCCGAACCACAGGCTTgatgattattaaaatgattgcCCTGCAAGCATCGGCATTATTGCCGGAgattaaataattcagaaaagaaaGCATATCTATTTGTAATCTTTTAAGCTCCTGTTTCTTTACcatcttcaaaaaatttgctcCACTTccttaatgtttttctttgctATTGCACATGAGGTTACCATTATTGTTTTTGTAGCTCCTACTATTGTTTGTgtagttattattattcaggaatatacagggtgtcccataATCCCCGCTCTCTgagtatagtttttaaaatctttgctaAAAATGAAGCCAATAGAATAAACAGATTAGGGATCGCAAGTTAATATTCATGCGTGGAAGAAAGAACAAAGTGAATCAAAACTTTTCGAATCATTGATGATAAAGGCCTAAACTTTAAAACACGTTTTACTTTGAGACGGAATAGAGTGGTTTTGAAAAACGGCAGTTCCGGAAACATTTGCTCATAAAACGTCTAGCACATATTTTACAAACGGTGAAAATACTGCCTCATTAATCTGGTGATTTttacataaagaaatttttaggtGATCGATTTTACCATGATCTAATTCATTCTTAGTATTTAGATCTAACTTCGTATCagtctttagttttttttcttcttttctatcAAGAAAGAAATCCGGTACTAAAGTagttaaataatacaaatttctttGTACCTAccataaaactgtttataaatgtCAATCTTAATAGTCTCTTTTGATGACTCTAGGAAATTGAAGTTCTCTTTAGATAATAGCCTCGTGTTCATTCATGCGAAGAAAACGAATATTCAATACGTTCTTTAAAAATGGCGAATTCCGAACGGTAAATGAAATAGCTTGAGGCCTGTCAGGTGACAAATTATTATGCTGATCGCCCTGCACGTATCGGCATTATTGTAGGGATAAAATTGCTGGAAATAGAAAACACCCCCAGAGGCTAATCTTTAAGGCTCCTGTTTCTTCAGCATATTCAAAGAATAGCTTCATTTTCTTTGCAGTATTTGActgtttttctttgttattataCGTGTGATTacctttattcttttttagatatcattattattatctattaaaagTCATGATTAATCTTCAATCGTCCAAAAGCAGTTTTAGATGCGCTTACAAAGCAATATGACTTACGCAATAGAAaactcaaaaagtaattttagacgcgtttatgaaaaataacaatttcatcCATAAATATAAGAAACTTCATGATAGAACGTTTAGACCTTCATGGAATCGCTTTTGGaatcagtagccttgtaattctgaacccaatctTGACGACAAGGGGGCTTTTGGATCTAGCATTGCGACAAGCCTGGaatactttttgatagaactaacacgcatttgcatAACACGAAAACCTTCCGTGGTTAGCCCGACGGTAAGGAAATTCTTAgatatgatccgtctaccactgaggatattataCATCAACACTGTGGGTTGTGCAAACCgaaagcagaattcgtatctgCTGGGATTCGAAGTTGGGTCATTTAACTGAGAGGCGAGAGAACTATTCCATAATCTCGGTTCTAAATAAACTGTTAatctatattataaattaaaattttccatatttctttttatcaaaatttacaagTCCGGTATTACCTAGATAATTGCTAATTCGAACTGAGacaattccatatttttatggtttataattttgtgatacaggaaaaaaaagaaaaagagcttcataaaattttagaaaagtagaGAATTACTCACTACTAAAAATTGAGAAGAcaaaattactgatttaaaacAAGAGATTGTGCTATTACTGCGTTATGCTATTCTCCAATAcgctactatttttaaaagtcaaattacAAGAATGCTCAGGGTTGCTATtcaaatttggaagaaaaaaaattccccgtgttttccctgtacacattatacacaatatattacgAGGAAACAAtaattactgtgctcttgtgtgagctatattgggctaactatatttattagttttaattgctggaaaaaacagctgaacatacttaaataatgctattgtaaatgaaataggttagtatagctgaaatatcacggttaaatatcccatagattacgctttgagtggacaccattttttaaaaggcaaaaataagaaacaaaattccctgcattttccctgttattttaggtgatttttaaattccctgtattttccaggttttccctgctCTCCCTATCGAGTGGCAACGCTGATGCTAATATAAAAAACagaactttttataatatagatttgtaatataataaaaccaatcagattaaattcattgaaacaacgaaagaagaaagaaaaacaactgaaacaaagtgaatattattttcgattaaacaagaaaaaattgaaataagcaCAATTTAAATAGCTACTTctctatataatattatttaacaataaaaataaaaactagtgcAGAGAATGAAAGCAccgcataaaataatttttggatgAAAGCATTGTGTAAGTTTCGAAATATGGAGAACAATATCAAATTTGAACAATAGATTGCCCTTTGATTGAAATGTAGcgaaagaaaaatacttctggaaaaagaaaaaacgtctaaaattttttgtagcattTCATGCAAaccattttttgtataaaactaaTTAGTCTTGCTGAATAACAgtgaaaagttctttttttcgaCAAAACTGTGCAGTAGACAGTTCAATTACGACTTGTTACACATGGGTGGACAATTAGTGCCTTGAACTTACGCCCCTCCGCAGAAAATGAACGGTAGCGGAGAAAGAACAAGTGCAAAAACATGAAAAGaagtgcaaaaagaaaaaaaagaagtgtttCACATAGAGCTTGCGCATCCAAGTGTTGTAAATGGAagatggataaaataaaaaataaaaaaaattgagagagAACTTTTTATCCGTTTATTTGAACGTCGAATAGTTCCGAAGAACAATTATTAACTTGTAATGAGTTTCAGAAGTACGTCAAGTGTTTCGATTGACGTTCCAGAAGTCTCGTAATTTGTGGAATGAAGAATGTTGATTTGCAACATTGCAATCTCTCTTTTGTGAGATATCCCCTCCCCCATTCagaattttatataagaaaatggCAACAGTAAATCAttagatttaaagttttcaagcgacttaagtttaaaagtaatagttaaaaatgtaaGCAAGGTTAGAAAAATTTGAGGGATATTCCTTTTTAATTccatactaattttttttaaattccttattcctttttaattttcttattcaattgttttttccaagaaaagaaaactatttcaaagagattaaaaaaaaaataaaaaaaataattagagttATACTACTTCCTTTCAGAAATGTAACTCTCATTTTTTCTTACGATTGTGCCATCCCTGAGGTTCGTAGTTTTCTTCTAGTCATATcacaaaatcactttttttttgttgaggaaACTATTTTGTTGTTGAACTATCTTAGAGTTTACCtaagattttaatttgtgtttattttatgtcGTATTTGTTCATCAGGGGAATTATGCCTATTGTTTTTGACGAAAGTCGCattctttaaatgaaagtaGCAATTTCCTCAATTTCACGAAATACTCGCTTGGCGCATTGTTTAGCTAACTGTTAGATCGAAAACAAAGACACTTTTGTGAATTTTGAGTATGCATTTTTTAGAGAGTAGCTAGTCTAATAAGcagctatttttctttataaatctaATAACTCATAATTAAGAGACAAAAATTGccttacaaatataatttttactcttataggtttgttaattttcataaataacaaaatatagaaaGCAATACAGCTCAAATTTACTTACCTTCAAAAATTAAGGATTTGTTTTCGCAGCTACTAACTGTGTAGAACATGACGTCGGGATTATTACAATCTGAAGCCACCTTTGCACAAAATCCAGGATTTTCAGGTAAGATTCCAGTGTAATCTCCCATAATAGGGCAAGGAAACATTTGAGTTGGTTTTAATCCtgcgaaaaaaaatatcgtttaataataaatcattgcCATTACTTTCTTAAGATGTTAAGCCATATAttgatataaatgaattttttattatcattttttaatgatatgttGAGCCATATTGATATGCATggatttattactattatctttttttatgatgTGTTGAGCCATATTGATATGCatggattttttcaaaattatttttttatgatatgttGAGCCATATTGATATGCatggattattattattatctttatgaatgtattttttatgatgtGTTGAGCCATATTGATATgcatggattttttaaaaattatttttgtatgataTGTTGAGccatattaatataaatgtattttttatgatgtGTGAGCCATATTGATATGtgtggattttttaaaaattatttttgtatgataTGTTGAGCCATATTGATATgcatggatttttttaaaattatttttttatgatatgttGAGCCATATTaatatgaatgtattttttatgatgaGTGAGCCATATTGATATGCatggattttttaatattattacatttttatgaaaaatagggTTCAATCTATAAGGCATcaaatctaagttaaataataataagattaaattttattttttatataaagaatacAAGAAATATGGCCCACATAACATTTTCTCTGCTTTTTCTAAACACATAATAGGTAAATTTagtttgtaacaaaaaataaactaattatagcaactataatataaaaactgaattttcaagctgaattaacatatataaaattatgaaataacacGTTATATCATAGAActagtttttcttttgaaatagcatgttgttttattttatgaggtTTAGAatgtatagaaataataaaagataacgTTTTTAAAGTATAACTTTTCCTTGAAGGCcacattatttaaagaattagttgaataaaatagttttctatacTCACATCTGATCATAATACTTATGTTTTTCAACTTGAAATTcacctatttttaaatttcactaaacATGTACGATCACTAAGCAATTGCTTCAATGGATCAAATTGATCTGTAATTTAAGCTACGCGAATCCCTGTCACATTcgaataattactataaaaaccaaaaaaaaaaaaaaaaaaaaaaaaaaaattatgagttatttactaattaacgtttaaattaaattgtaaactatctaatgatgtaaaaattagtttatgaaaTAACAGCTTAACAATAACATTTAGATTCTAAGCTAAAATGGtgttataattatgaaaaattactcagaatttaaaaaataaaaattagcattctCAAAGTGgataaggaatattttaaaaggctcCGACAAAAACATGAGCATAATTCAAGTAGCACTTTAGTGAAGGATCCCGATAAACTGATATTTGGAGAAAAATGTGAGACCCATGAATCTTTGCACGTTAGATCGTGACATAACGTGCCACATAACAACATCACGTAATGATTGTGACATAACGTAAATTCGTGTCATATTTGAACATTTACTTTAATAGCTACAAAGCTTGATTTTAACGAATTATTTACAGACTACagactagtttttaaaataaaaacaggcaCGAAGTATTCAAATTAGTTTAACAAATAATACAACTAgtttaatggtaaaattttaataagctaaaatagttttataattgtgacaAATGATTcggaacttaaaaaaataaaaattagcattctCAAAGTagataaggaatatttttaaaagctccGACAAAAACAAGAGCATAATTCAAGTAGCACTTTAGTCAAGGATCCCGATAAACTGAAATAAGGAGAAAAATGAGGACTTAAGCCCTTATGAGACCCATGAATCTTTGCTAAACATCAGATCGTGACATAACATGCCACATAACAACATCACGTAATGATCGTGACATAACGTAAATTCGTGTCATATTcgaacattttctttaatagcTACAAAGCTTGATTTTAACGAATTATTTACagactagtttttaaaataaaaacaagcacgaagtattcaaattagtttaacaaataatataactagtttaatagtaaaattttaataagctaaaatagttttataattatgacaaatgattcttatttaaatcaataaaattttagcgtTCTCAAAAGCAGAcagtgattatttttaaaagttccgaTATAAAAACAAGAGCATAATTCAAGTAGCACTTTATTGAAGGATCCCGAGAAAGTCAAACAGAAGCTCGTTAAAAcaaggagaaaaataaagacTTACTTCCTTGCGTGACCCATGAGTCTTCACTAAACTGCAGATCGTGACACAACGTGTCTGAGTACAAATGACTAGGTTGGGAACCTGGGGGGAAGGAAAGAATAAATTGTACAGCCTATCGATAACACAAGGAATCATCGATTAAGAGTAATAATCAgtaaaatgaatcaaattaaGATTTACCTATTTGGAATTCCATCACGTTTTCACTTCTTTTCTTTACCCAAACGCAGTTGTAGGATTCTTCACCGCTGaggagaagaaaaagaaaattattgaaatgataaATGTCAAATTCTctgttagaataaataaaagatcatATTCCAATGCAACAATACGAATGCAATGTTTAGGCATTTCTAGGGTTTGGAGCGATTTAGAGATAAGTCACATTTATTCCAAAGGTGATATTTTTGCATCAAGGCATACTATGCTATTTTTACATCAAtcgcattgaaataaaaaccacATTGAAATgggcaataatatttaaaaataggtaaTGCTAATACATTTGAAGGACTTGGGACGATGTAGTGATGATGAGTTACTTTTTTCCCCAAAGGTGacttttttacatcaaattattCCTTAGTATTGTTGCAGAGGTACGATACGTCACGAGAAGTGACGATAGttcttttgaaagttttgacGAACTTTGACGAAAGTTTTGTTCGGAGAATATACCAGGAAACGATTTGGTCAAAGACGAGGAAAGTTTCGTGATATTCGAGCATTCATCTTTTACAACGCATCCTCAAGAAATTCGAAACTATCGATGGATTATTGATAAGGTTTTGCCTGAAGAGCCCAAAACATACAAGACTATGATCAGGAGAAGCCTGCTTAGAAGAACACTTGGTGCAAGTTTCAAATGTGACGAAGATTTTAATACCCATTAAAGAAGTAAATGATGATGGTTTGATCCTTCCTGTTGTAATCAAGTGCCAAAGCGCCACTCATTAGTTTACTCTGATACCAATAATGCGCTGGCGGAGGCCAATTGATTTTGTTCCACCCCTTATTAATTgtacaatataataattgaaaagaaatcacATAAAAGAGAGCTTACCAGTGAGTGGATGAAAAAACGATGAACCTATCTTCTTTGGTACCTTCTTCCTTTCTAAGACACGTCAGAGAAATCCTTTGTAGTCTGTAATGATCTTTGTATATTAAAACATTCCTCACCACCTGTATGCCTTCCCAATCACCCTGTACCCAATCAGGGAATCGACAGTGAGCATGAAGTACAGGACCTGGCGGACTTTTCTCCGGAACTGTTTAAGACAATAAAAACTGTATtcaatttctctgaataataaGTGATAACATCAATTAggatcaaacaaaataaaagctttaaaattaatattccgaGATACCCTACTTTAGTATAGTGAAAGGTATTTTAATGCAGCGACGAATTTTACATAATGGGAAACAGGAAAGCAATGTTTTCACTATACCACATGccattagtttcaaatttttttggccATAGCTGTACGACCCCTTGGCCGACAACTGGCTGCAGTAGGATtactttattactattattatttttttttttttacattgaatgcattcatttttttgttcaacATTATCATatcataatgatttttttaaatctttttttatattttttatctagtaTTAGACTAGGgaaattctgataaatattgcataatataCATTTCTCACTTACAAGGAGTCAAAATCAATGATTCGTAGCCATCTGTAGCAGATCTGAGTTGGTTATAACATGTTGAATCAGCTGAAAGCGACACAAATACTCGACCAGTTAACGGATCAACTCTGTAGAtctagaaaaagaaagaagcaaCAAAATCATAGATAAGTATTTGTCATAATAAATGTAGGCAATACGAGTATTAACAAGTTATCATAGAATTAACTTTGCTGCTATTAATggttgaaacattaaaatacttaCTCCACATctgaatttaaatctttcttcTGAGTCCTCCTTCAGTTCCATAAGTGCAAGATAACGATCATTATTTGGACCAGCCCAATCCCCTAAACATCGGAAGTTGACatctgcaaaagaaaaattatattttacagtacaaTGCACACATTAGACAAGGTTTTTTATgcgtatcatttttaaaatattgataatcgTATGATAAGCACAAAATTGGTCACAGGTTTATTTGTCGAGTAGAAACCGAGGGtcaatttaaaacatcaaataatGACTTAATGtatgaaaagttataaaaaagtaatggttttgatttaaaattaagattacaataagtataaaatgttaatggaaaaaattaaacaaaaattaaaaaataaaaaagacgaattgaacacatttatttacttaaaatatttagaaattttagtttgaataaatttttttcttctcagcgcaaacaataaattttcgtTATTAGTAACAGTTTGCTGTTCATTTTCTATAACCTCTTTTGAATTCAGTAAGTTCTTTCATGATTTCGAGGCCTTCCTCTAATGTTAGCAATGGTTGCGGTTCCGGTTGATGGTTGATTACTTCGCCCTTATTCAGCTTTGCAACCATTTCCTTGAAACAACACaacatttagcatttttattaactgatGTAAAAGAGCTGCGGTGGTTCAAAGAAAAAAGCTCTCGCATGAGGtgacctgggttcgaatcctagcaatGGCAGGCTGATATGAATTCCACACCCAGCTCACACCCACCACGTAACACAAATGCGgtttatttccatcaaaaagtcccccacgaaggcaaatttcttccaatacctGATCCacgagttcccttatcttctggattgggttcaaaattacaaatctatggagttaaacattggttgtcgtaaactcagaaaattaggtcggctgttcaacgaaggttataaaataaaaataaaactgatgcaTAAACATCAAATGTTCTGTTTGAAGAGTTTTCCCTCATACTGTAAcaaatactcatttttttaatccttcGCATGTTActgtttttcttctcaaaacagAGTAacttcgatattttttaaaaattatctgccGAATATTTGAACGATATAAGCGGCAATATTCGAGTTTCAAAAACGATCTAAACGAGTACTCTTGGCATTAGAAGAATGGCATTTGTGATGAAACCGTTAAAACAAGACGATATATACAGGAAAGCGAATGATAGATCGAGGTTTGGCTACATTTTACTCTCAGCTTCTTACAGTTTCGAGATGTTAGAAAAAGTGTGAAACGAATATTCCTGACCaaatattatgcataaaatCTATTTCTGGTTTAAATGAAAagcctaaaaaatttaaataaacttcgaTTTTTTTAGATACTTACCCATATTAGGGAAGGAGCATTGACGAAACTTGACCCCCAAGACATTACCGTCAGGGCAGTTTGACAGTTCTGACAAGGTTTGGTCACATCGAAATTCTCCATTGCTAGCTGTGTAAGTAAACCTAAACTTTCCACTTATTGGACAGAAAACTTGTTCGTGAGGTGAATTGCTGGTTAAATCTTGCTTTCCTGCAAAACATTTCTATTACTTGTAGAGACATTTTTAGcacactaaaattttattaccaaagAAATCGGATATCTAACTAAAACAGTTTAAAcacttttatcatttaataagtACCACTGGCCCTAGAAGGGTAATTCGAACCTAAAACGATGAAATGAATTCAGGCACTGACTTGATGAAGTAATGGAAGCAGTTCTTAGTTTTTCCGTAATTTACCAACACTTTACAGACCCGGGTGCAATCCATGTAATTTAATGAGATAA contains:
- the LOC107436691 gene encoding uncharacterized protein isoform X2, yielding MRCFHITLKAPNVIQIHTEGLGKCYTKEEAVKATCPDDRAVYERKFKEIMLYRKQDLTSNSPHEQVFCPISGKFRFTYTASNGEFRCDQTLSELSNCPDGNVLGVKFRQCSFPNMDVNFRCLGDWAGPNNDRYLALMELKEDSEERFKFRCGIYRVDPLTGRVFVSLSADSTCYNQLRSATDGYESLILTPFPEKSPPGPVLHAHCRFPDWVQGDWEGIQVVRNVLIYKDHYRLQRISLTCLRKEEGTKEDRFIVFSSTHCGEESYNCVWVKKRSENVMEFQIGSQPSHLYSDTLCHDLQFSEDSWVTQGRLKPTQMFPCPIMGDYTGILPENPGFCAKVASDCNNPDVMFYTVSSCENKSLIFEEREYRCLGSWRDTNGVTFTYTQRREMEGFQCFSGKVLQSGKEAYIKEAGLSCIRGEDPLIYGMKITKHASCPDVGLSVSHGPRYPTSPPEDLDETFYSPVPNDPYWYPNERDAVDGKTRKSPTRSTKEEEQHINAAVLPTYHASWIFVYTFSTYCFFWIHQYVYFP
- the LOC107436691 gene encoding uncharacterized protein isoform X1, with the protein product MTLRNMLHIPFVFVAIFSSFSMVKGLCFFPNEYLGTYLIQTQTEGFGNTATSFSEITFEPDAIPPWGKCFRRRGNNVILKDSTGGEDCMRCFHITLKAPNVIQIHTEGLGKCYTKEEAVKATCPDDRAVYERKFKEIMLYRKQDLTSNSPHEQVFCPISGKFRFTYTASNGEFRCDQTLSELSNCPDGNVLGVKFRQCSFPNMDVNFRCLGDWAGPNNDRYLALMELKEDSEERFKFRCGIYRVDPLTGRVFVSLSADSTCYNQLRSATDGYESLILTPFPEKSPPGPVLHAHCRFPDWVQGDWEGIQVVRNVLIYKDHYRLQRISLTCLRKEEGTKEDRFIVFSSTHCGEESYNCVWVKKRSENVMEFQIGSQPSHLYSDTLCHDLQFSEDSWVTQGRLKPTQMFPCPIMGDYTGILPENPGFCAKVASDCNNPDVMFYTVSSCENKSLIFEEREYRCLGSWRDTNGVTFTYTQRREMEGFQCFSGKVLQSGKEAYIKEAGLSCIRGEDPLIYGMKITKHASCPDVGLSVSHGPRYPTSPPEDLDETFYSPVPNDPYWYPNERDAVDGKTRKSPTRSTKEEEQHINAAVLPTYHASWIFVYTFSTYCFFWIHQYVYFP